One Drosophila kikkawai strain 14028-0561.14 chromosome 3L, DkikHiC1v2, whole genome shotgun sequence genomic window carries:
- the mRpL21 gene encoding large ribosomal subunit protein bL21, whose translation MSFLAQTMRQVLRQVPSRTAALAGGMRSLSISPAFLQQNKPATESVDISAISKDQQKECSNICERINQQVAKSEQGRLFAVVHLCGKQFKITPGDIILVEGYWPPTIGDEISLDKVLLAGARDFTLVGRPILEPGLVSVKATVVEKTLTHTKTHFRKKRRKQYMRINFQRSPNTMIRINSIELARPVDGNSEAEVEPSKRLF comes from the exons ATGTCGTTTCTAGCGCAAACTATGCGCCAGGTGCTACGCCAAGTGCCCAGCCGCACTGCGGCACTTGCAG GAGGCATGCGTTCGCTGAGCATTTCCCCGGCCTTTCTTcaacaaaacaaaccggcaaccGAATCGGTGGATATATCTGCTATAAGCAAGGATCAGCAGAAGGAATGCTCGAATATATGTGAGCGCATCAACCAGCAGGTGGCCAAATCCGAGCAGGGACGTCTCTTTGCGGTGGTGCATCTTTGCGGAAAACAATTCAAAATAACTCCCGGGGACATTATATTAGTGGAAGGCTATTGGCCACCAACGATCGGCGATGAGATTAGTCTGGACAAGGTACTTCTGGCGGGCGCCAGAGACTTTACCCTCGTGGGACGTCCGATTCTGGAGCCAGGCTTGGTTTCCGTGAAAGCCACCGTGGTGGAGAAGACACTGACCCACACGAAAACACACTTCCGGAAGAAGCGCAGGAAGCAGTATATGCGTATCAACTTCCAGCGTTCTCCCAACACCATGATCAGGATTAATTCCATTGAGTTGGCGCGTCCCGTGGATGGGAATAGCGAGGCGGAGGTGGAGCCCTCGAAGCGTTTGTTTTAG